The DNA segment CATATTATACTTAGGCTATTAGGGCTGGCAACCTATATactgataaaagaaaaatacagtttctaTATTTACATGTCCTCTACATGGATCATCAAGTAGTGAGGGTGCTAACTTTTTGGCTGGGACCTGTTTGCCAGATAGAAATAATCTGCTTTTGTTTACCTCTGTCTGAACTCAAGGCCCCACTGTTTTGAACATTACAAAGAAAGACTGACATTTGTGGCCACAGTAATTAAGGCGGGTGGAGCTTGGCAAAGGGTCAGTTGGTTGCATTTAATATTTCTAGGGCGTTTGATGTAAGAGTGAGCTTGTGGTGAATTGTTAAAGTTTTTCTGATTGATCTTAGGAGGGCACAGattggagagaaaaaggggtaaagaaaaaaatgaaaaggaaaaacagatgcTGGCACAGCAGTTTCCTTTAAATTTGTCCCATCATTTCTCCAAAGAGTGGGAGCATGAAAGCAGTGAAGCAGGAGCCATGAAATCAATTTTAAAAGATGCAGGAAAAGGGAAAGGCATCAGAGGGTATGGCTTCCCCcagaaatataaaaaagtaACCAAAAATAAACTTCCCAGGGTGTTTTGAACACATGTACAATCTCTGGTAGCAATTTCAGACAgccagaaataaaagaaaaattacTTGCTGCCTCTACAATATGTGCAGAGATATGACTCACCAAACAGTTCTTCAGATAGTATTGGTTTCTTTGGAGTTAACAGTGGTGTAATAAACTGgtcaaacacatttacagtgtgtacagACGTATTTCATAACAGTGGAATTTACCTCAGTATGACAGCTCCCAGACATTTTTATCATGGCAGGGTCAAAATCTCCATTTAAACACTGTAGTGGAGGAAGATATTATCAGAACGACAAACACAGCTGCCCATCAACAAATTTACAATTGTAGTATGtctgcagcagcactgtgtaCAATAAGACTGTTTATTGATGCTAAGTTACTCCTCCCATGTGATGATGCCAAAGTCccaggcagcagcagataaGAGCAAACAGACTTAAAGTAATGGTTCACTCATAAATGACCATTAAAATGCTCCAAACAGCTTGTGCTGATTTTTCTAAGTGTTTTCTGGCTGAAGTGTTGCACTGTGGGAACACAAGTGATGCGCAGTCAGggaaatatttattattaatcaGACACACATTAGGGCAGTAAGGGTAAGACAGTCATTAGGAATTCTGAGAAGACATAGGACATCAATCAGCAAACCAGAATCGAGGATTACCCGGAACACATAGAAACTTTAGTACTTTGTGTCTATGAGTGCATATGAAAGGGAAAAAGACTATGTACACTAGATGAGGCTGAACAGCAGGTGAGAAAGTAAAGGTAGTAAATGTTGCTTCATCCACAGTCCGTTCACTGCAAAGATTACAGTCTTACATTAGGAGAAATAGAGAAATGTTTGGGTCCAAGTCATAAAATCTCTTGGTTGGAGATTCTCTGACCATGGTTCTTGTAACAGAGCTTGTTGTGTATTTATTGCGCATCAGTAAGCTGGTGAACGTTAAcatcagggctgcaactaatgattattttcctAATTGATGGATGTGTCCACTGGTCATCTGGTCTCTAAAAGATAAGAACAGTGAAAATTGTTGATCaaaattttcttgttttgtttaactAACTGTCCAAAAGCTATAGAAAATTACCTAAAAAGTTACTTGTCAACGGACTAATTGATTTATCATGTCCAAGTTtttataaaaaatgttcaaataattTAATCTCAAAGCCAAGGCAGCACCACTGCGAGGTTTGACATCACCTCTCTCATCATAGGCAAACAATGGCTCAGGCTGGACAAAAAGCAGTTCTAATTGTGATCACATGCAGACAACCTAACTCCAGTAGAGTTGGCTAGTTTCAGAAATATCAAAATGCTGCATGAGGTTACTTAACATGGAAGCAGGCGTTCCTAGTTTCAAATCACAGGGTGAGTGAAACAGGTATTTGGTTTCACAGAGTAAGTTTCACAAGACCAGGTGGCCTTTCATCAGAAACATGTACCTGTTGCTTGTGAAGTTAAGCTGTTGGACTGTACTTGATCATGCCCTTAGTCTAAGATAAATAATAGGAATCAGATTCTGTATTACAGAGCATCCTCCTCTAAGTCATGAGGGTCAGCATTACAGCCTATTATGACTGTTGCTGAGGTCCAAGTGAAAAGATGTGGCGAGATGGGCGAGGAGATTTTTGCACACTGTGAGGGTGTAGATGAGTGTACAGTTCTGTTGTTCCCTCACTAATCAAAAACACATTGGTAGTGGGAGATGTATGCTGGGTAAACCCTTTCCCTCTAACATCCATACTGATTActctacacaaaaacacaaaaacaatgcaCAAGATTATGTTCCTATAAATCACTCTGAATCTGTGTTTCGGAAAGTGTTGAATTATGTCATTAATTTCAGTGTGTCGTCCTGCTGTTGTTCAGGCCAACGCCAGTCTTGTCAGTGGGGTTGATGCGGAGAAGTTGACAACATTAATTAACCCATACGTGGATGCCCTCAAGAGTCTGTGGAGTGACCCGGGGATTCAGGAATGTTACAATCGGAAGAGGGAATACCAGATCTCGGACTCAGCCAAATAGTGAGTCTAAACAGAGACTAATAACTCCTCAGACATTGCCAAATAGTTTCTACTCTTTCATCTGCGAATTGTCTGTTTTTATATACTCAAGCTCAGTGGTTATTCCATTTAAGGTTGTTGACAAAAGGCTTTAAAGCAAAGAAATACTACTTAAATTCTcactaaataattaattataGTGAAGaggctgaaacagaaacatccaTGACTTGAATATTTTACAATAAACGTCCCCTCATTGCCTCTCTGCTGGCTCCATATCTATTgaactggttttgttttcattttattaaccGTGTTGTCATCCTGTGTTAACAGCTATCTGAATGATTTGGATCGAATCGCTGACAGTGCTTACTTGCCAACCCAGCAGGATGTCCTGAGGGTCAGGGTGCCCACAACAGGTATTATCGAGTACCCCTTTGACCTGCAGAATGTGGTTTTCAGGtgagtgttgttatttttttatgtagTAGTGCTTTTATTGCAGCGGggacccccaccccacctcccctcccctccttagtatgttgatgttagcattgAACTTAAAGccccacagagctgctggcatggctgGAGActctcagtgttgttttttcctcttggAGACAGGCTGGTGAAATCAGGCTGGTTTTGGAGGTTAAATGTTTCCCTATGAAACCACCAGATCCTTTGGGGAAGTGAGAGTTTCTGTTCCCTGAATTTAACCTCCATACATGCCATGATAGCCAGTGCCTACAGTTTTCTCATATTCCAGATATTGTTTTGAATTTTCGGTTATTGTAAAATGTATAGTTATAGTGCAGTATAGTTATCAGATACAACCTTATGAACTTAATAGACTGTCCTGTTTAGTCATCATGTCCACATTAATTCTAAACCTGTTGCTATAGGATGGTGGATGTGGGTGGCCAGCgttcagagaggaggaagtggatACACTGTTTCGAGAAAGTCACTTCCATCATGTTCCTGGTGGCGCTCAGCGAATACGATCAGGTCCTCGTTGAGTCTGCCAATGAGGTAAAATGCAGGCTGCTGCCTACAGAATGATCTGTAACGATTACAAGCTAATTTCTTCCTATATATATTGTTAGTCTGTACATGGGAAAGAAAGGGGCTCACTTTGGGATAATGTGAAAAAATCACTGGGAGGAATACAAAGGgacattgtttcttttgtttaaagCCAAACCTGTTAGGTGGAGATGATGACCTAGATTTCTAGAGTCCAGTACTAGTCtagtttctttctctctctctctctcactctgcctctcttgtttttccctctctctttccctctccctttctctctctctctctctcgctttctggTCACAATGACAGACCTCATCTTAACCCTCCTCTGTGGCAGTACATGTAATCCATCTGCAGGGGGAGCTCTTTAGTCGCTCTGTTCTGCTAAGTGCACCTCTCAGCAAGGCTTGTTCACTTGATGAGATTACAGCCAATTGAATTTGCTCACTCAGACAATCACTGCTGAAGTTCTGCTTTCTAACACTAcatctgatttcatttttattttattttttttctcatgctgAGAACTCTGTGTCATGTGATTTTCAAAGAATCGAATGGAGGAGAGCATGGCCTTGTTCCGGACCATCATAACCTACAAGTGGTTCAAAGACTCCTCGGTCATCTTGTTCCTCAACAAGATCGATCTGCTGGAGGAGAAAATCATGTATTCACATTTGGTCGACTACTTCCCTGAATACGACGGTAAGAGGAAACGGTTAATTCTTggttaaaataatcaaaaatgcAACTCAGCATGATGATATTTATGTTTTGAAAATAACATTATTCTGTCTTAAATAAGAATCTCTGTTGTTGGTATTTAGATATGAAGTGTCTTTGGACTCCATTTTTAAGAAAGAAATAAGACAATCTTCCTCTTAGAGATGAAATGTTGAATTCACAAACAATAAAAGCCACTTTTAGACTGTGATAGGGTCTGTGAATGGACACATTCCACACATGGACACTAGAAAACAAGATGCCAAACTCACTTACTAACAGCAAGAGGAGCTTCCTTGTTGTATATggctgcacaacaacaaaaaaacaaaaaaagacaattgtGTGTGCAGTCAAGGACTGGGAatacagtacacacattcagtatacatacagtaaaaattCAGTATATAGAAGTGTCCTATTTgacatgtgcacatgtgtggaCCTACACAAACTTGGACAGCATGTACTGAGTTGATCAAGGATGTGTTTTATAAGAGGAAGATTGTGTtatgtcttgttttaaaaaaagttacacTGTCTCACTTAGATGCTCTGTAACTGTTTTATATGACAGTGCTACCCTGGCTCACATTGTTGAACTTTTATGTAACTACTGAAAATACTACAGCAACCGTATTGCGTTGTTTTTGccctctgcctctttctgcCAGGTCCCCAGCGGGATgtcaaagcaggaaaagaaTTCATCTTAGATATGTTTGTCAGTCTCAATCCAAAcgagaaaaaaatcatctacTCCCACTTCACCTGcgccacagacacagacaacattCGATTTGTCTTCCGAGCGGTGAAGGACCACATCTTGCAGGAAAACCTCGAGGTCTACAACTTGGTTTAAAATGGTGGAGTTGCCATCGTAATTCAATCGGCTTTGTCCAGCTGGCAGTCGGGGGAGCTCTGCGGTGCTTCAGTTTGCCTCACACTGCTACTGAACACTATAATCCAAAACAGGAAATTGAGAAGCTATAGAGCTTCGTCGCCAAATGACTGTACTACTGATGTATTTCAAATTTTCCTGTTAGGCTCGTTGAAAATGGATGTCTCCAGCTATAATGAAGTGTGTCCTGACAATTAAAGTGCCTCCTTAGTGAGGAATCTATTATAGTATGCACTTGGAAATTTATGGAGCTCTTTTTTGAAACAGTATAAATGCACGCTGATGGATTGAGAGgtgaaaaaaagtattttggtGGCCTCAAAGGCCTCCGAGGACTAGTCATGCACTAGGTCTCTCCTTCAGGGAATCTGTGGAAGTGGATGTAGACTTAACTGCAATGCAGAACCTCACATCCATAACCCAAGTTGGtcatggttgttttttttctttttttgaggTCAAAACCTGTGAAATACTCTAAACGCTTAGATGGTATTGTGACCTAATGGAAAACGAGTCAAAATTAACACTAATGACACGATTATTTCATTACACAAGTTGATTTGCACACTGTTCCTTTTGTAGCATTAGCCGTGCTGATCTTGGGCATAATCGTTTCCACGATCCTCGTTTCAAATTTCACTTGACTTTGTACACCCTGTTTTTGTCTATGATGGCATTGTTCGGTACTCAACCACTTTTTATGTGCACAggtatatttttttgtaatttaacacatttcaaaGAGGCattcacattcttttttttttttctttttttaaaaagtatttttcaagTATCAAAGCTATAGTATTCAGTTCAGGGACtatttgtttggatttttaaGTAGTTTTCTTGCCTAAAAATAATTTTGCTAAAATGGCTTTAGATCTTGCCCTGCTGCTCATCTGAATGTAAATATCACATGGTACAGTGTTTTCCTAGTTTTTTCCACCTTTGTTTGCTTCAAGGTCAGTGTTGAAATGTTAACTGCTGAAGAGAGAACCACTCTGTTAAATAATCTCAGAGGCCTTAAACTAGAGCATTCTTGGTATTTATTCATACGCTGTTCAAGGTATCAAATGCATGAATAAAAAGCTTATGAGTGTATCCACCGCACTAATGTTTACACAACCCCTTTCCTCTTGTCTAAATAATTACAGTCTAATTTGTACGCTTTAatttatggttctgtttctctgtcactgtaatATCTTAATGCAGTcctggtgttgtttttttgttgtttgtttgtttttttattttttttaatctgattggataaatAAACAGGCATTTTGCTATTCATTTACTACTCAGATTTTTAATTCGTTTTTTGTCAGCGTTTGTTTACAAATCAGCCCCAGCACACTTCTGGTTTGTCGTTCAAGTGTTTGTCTTCTTGGCTGCTCTGTCGATTCATCTGGAGCAGAGCAGTCCTGAAATCCTCCTCTGTGATACATCCATCTGGCCTCAGCCTGCAGCCGCACTTCTGTTAGAGGCCcatattttttgtgttgcaTGCAGGGTTTATATAGTGTGGCAAAGCACCTTTATTTTTGGAGGGCTGGGAGGACTGAATGTAATGTGGCAGCAGTACATGGCACCAGCAAGGACGGATGAAGGGGTGATGAAGCTGCTGGGCACAGGGTCCTTGGTGATTCTGTTTAATCAATCCAGACCCAAATCTGCCCTGAATCAATCATCCAATCAAGTGTTCCAACCAAACACATTATCCACTGAATATAATAAGCACCAGGGCtgaaacaattattttcattattgattaatctaacagttatttt comes from the Lates calcarifer isolate ASB-BC8 linkage group LG9, TLL_Latcal_v3, whole genome shotgun sequence genome and includes:
- the LOC108873998 gene encoding guanine nucleotide-binding protein G(q) subunit alpha; this encodes MTLSSVGACCLSPEAKEARRINDEIERQLRRDKKDARREFKLLLLGTGESGKSTFIKQMRIIHGRGYSEEDKRGFTRLVYQNIFTAMQAMIQAMNTLQIPYKYEHNKANASLVSGVDAEKLTTLINPYVDALKSLWSDPGIQECYNRKREYQISDSAKYYLNDLDRIADSAYLPTQQDVLRVRVPTTGIIEYPFDLQNVVFRMVDVGGQRSERRKWIHCFEKVTSIMFLVALSEYDQVLVESANENRMEESMALFRTIITYKWFKDSSVILFLNKIDLLEEKIMYSHLVDYFPEYDGPQRDVKAGKEFILDMFVSLNPNEKKIIYSHFTCATDTDNIRFVFRAVKDHILQENLEVYNLV